The Magnetococcus marinus MC-1 genome contains the following window.
GCCTGGGTGAACAGCGCCTGCACGCCGAGTTCAACGAGGCCAAACGCATGGCCGAAGCGGTCAGCGTCTTCGTTCACTTGAACGGCAAGGAGGGCGGTCGCTTTCCCCTGACCGGTGTGGGGGATGTCAACACCTACGCCCTGTTTGCGGAGTTGTTTCTCAATCTGCAATCCACCACCGGTCGGGCCGGGGTCATCGTCCCCACCGGCATCGCCACCGACAACTCCACCAAGGCCTATTTCGAGGCAGTGGCGTTGGGTGGGCGGCTGGCCAGTCTGATTGACTTTGAGAACAGCGCACCAATCTTCCAGGGGGTGCACAGGAGCTTCAAGTTCGCCCTGCTCACCCTGGGCAATGACATTCTGGAGACCCGCTTCACCTTCTTCGCCACCCGGGCGGAGCACCTGCTGGAGAAGGAGCGGCAGTTCACCCTGACGCCGGAAGAGATCGCCCTCATCAACCCCAACACCAAGACCTGCCCGGTCTTCCGCAGCCGCCAGGATGCGGAGCTGACCAAGAAGATCTACCGCAACGTGCCGGTGCTGATCAAAGAGTCCCCCAACCGCAAGGCTGATGAAAACCCGTGGGGCATTCGGTTTATGCGTATGTTGGACATGTCCAACGACAGCGGCCTGTTCCGCACCGCCGAGCAGTTGACCCAGATGGGCGCTGAGCGGGAGGGGGTGAAGTGGCTGGATGGGGATGGGACGGTGTGGGTGCCGCTGTATGAACCAAAAATGTTCAGTTTCTATGATCATCGTGCTTCTTCCTACGCATCAAGGGGTGATGAAAGAGGCTACAGAGTTCTCCCTGACACGTCAGATGAAGACCATTTAGACCCTAACTTTAGCGTTCAACCCTTCTATTGGGTCAATCTAAGCGAAGTTGACAATCGAATTCCTGATGCTTGGCAGCGTGAATGGCTGCTTGGATTTAAAGATATCACATCTCCAACGAATGAACGGACCGTGATTCCCACAGTGATTCCGAAAGGAGCTGTCGGAAACAAAATGCCTTTGTTGATTTCAGAAAATGAGGATATTCCTCCAAAAGTTTACTCTGGCTTAATCGCGAACATTTCTTCAATACCATTTGACTTTATCGCCAGACAGAAGGTTGGAGGAGTCACGCTGAATTACTTTTATGTAAAGCAATTTCCAGTACTTCCGCCAAGTATCTACAATCAAATGGATATTGAATTCATCGTCCCCCGCGTCCTGGAACTGACCTACACCGCCCACGACCTGAAACCCTTCGCCGAAGACCTGGGCTACGACGGCCCGCCCTTCCGCTGGGACCCCGATCGCCGCGCCATCCTCCGCGCCGAGTTGGATGCCTACTACGCCCGGCTCTATGGTCTGACCCGCGACGAACTGCGTTACATCCTCGACCCGGCGAACGTGATGGGCGCAGACTACCCCTCTGAAACCTTCCGCGTCCTCAAGAACAAGGAGATGCGCGAATTCGGCGAATACCGCACCGCCCGCCTGGTCCTGGACGCCTGGGATCGGCTGGAGCGGGGGGAACTGGAGGGATAGAGTGAACCAGCAATCAAATCCGATAAACGGTAGTGAAATCAAATTTGGTTTTTGGCCTCAAGGCTCTTGGCCTGGTGAGTATAAAACGCTTCAAACTAACACCTTTACCATTGATGCATTGCCAGATATTGCAAACACAGTTGAGGATGTCCTGAAACACGAGCAATCCAATGACAATTGGCTCTATCCCCCTATCGTGAATACACAGGAAAAAAGGTCAAAGGATGGTCACTGTCCAAAAGTTGCTGCATCGGCTTTTGCACTCCCGCAAACACATGTTTTAAAATGCAATCAGGGCGCTATTGATCCACAATTAGCTCATTTTATTATCGCTGTGTTGGGGCTATTGGTTGGTTTGCGCCTTATTCCAAAAGGCTGGAACCACTTTTACCGAGCTGCTATTAGAGTGGGAACGCTATCAGATTTGGTATGTTCTAACTCAGGAATCGAGGCAGTTCTTAATCAGGCGGAGCATTTTTGGCTCACCAACCCCTCTCCTGAAGTACAAAAGAACATCTTTGGTGCCATCCACTGGCAGCTCTTTTCTCACTCCTACCAGCATGAATTTGAGGAGTTTAGCGCCCTATACACGGTGCTTGACACCTGTTGGAAACTGCATTGTGATATTTCCGGGCAAGGACGCGTCAATCACAGTAAAAGAGCTCAGGAGCTTGCCTGTCACTATGGTATCCCAGTCCCATCGTGGGCTTCTACCAGGCAAGAGAATGGTAGAGAAGAGTGCGATATTTCCACTCTCCGAAACGAATTTGTCCATGAAGGGAGATACGCTGGAGAACCTATAGGTTTTGCCTACCCCAATACATACACTCCAGACCTCCCAGTACAAATGAAGGCCTTTAATTGCAGGCTTATTCTCAGCCTCTTAGGCATTAGGTGCGAATATAATGGTACTGAGGTAAATACCCGCTCTTCACATGCACTGGGTCTGCACTCAATAAATCCAGAATCGGAGGCCGGTTAAAATGGAGTTTGATGTCTATTGTGATGAAAGCCGCCCAGATCTGTTAACATCTCAACACCCAAAAGGAACGTATGTCGCTATTGGCAGCCTCTGGATTGAGACCCTTCAGAGAAAAACTTGCAAGGACGCCATTCACTCGTTGCGAGACACCTATCGGGTAGGTGGTGAATTCAAATGGCAAAAAGTTTCTCCGTCACGCGTGGAGTTCTACAAAGCACTTATTGACTGGTTTATGGGGCAAGGCGCATCTGTGCGATTTCGATGCATTCTGATCCGCCATGATCAGATTAACTGGCAACTCCATTCAGATGACAGAGAGCTTGGATTTTACAAGTTCTATTATCAGTTACTCCATCATTGGGTTCTTGACTTTAATAGATATTCGGTATTTTGCGACTACAAAAGCAACAGGCTCATGGACCGCCCTGAAACGCTTAGAAGGTGCTTATCATCAGCCAATCTATCATCTGACATCCTGCGCGTTCAGCCAGTACGTTCTGAAGAATCAGTCTTGATCCAAGCAGCAGATGTTTTGACCGGAGCAGTCAGCGCAAAATTCAATAAAGGTTTGGCTGAAAATGGTGCAAAGTCACAGCTTATCGAACATCTGGAGAACCGGTTGGGCCACCCATTGACCCCCACCGTTCGCGGCGAGAAAAAGTTCAATATATTTGCAATCGACCTTGGCGGGGGTTGGTAAATTGGCCTATCCAGCATTGTTGCAACTGAACGATTTGGATGCATATCGCCAGCACTTTGAAGCTACGTACTGCCAGGGGCCTATTGCTACCTTTGATGGCATTGCCGTGCGTTTCAGGAAATCAGATTTTGACCATTGCTGTTTCGAGTCCAGTCGGCGGAACAAGATTAAAGATTCGTTTTCACCAAAACGAGCAGAACGGTTGGACTGGATCAAAACAGCCCTTCAAGATCCAGACAGTGACAGATTTATCGGCTGGGACGGAAAAAGAAAACGTTACGATAACAACAGGCGGGTGACGCTTGTGGTGAGTAACTACGTCGTGGTAATTGCACTAACAAGCAGAAAAACAGCAAGATTTATCACTGCTTATGTGGCTGACACGCCAAGGAGCCTCGAAAAAATCAAGGCCAGCCCTAAATGGACATAAAAAAACCGCTGATTCGCCAGGCTGGCTCAGCGGAGGCCTTTGTAGGTTCAACTGCCACTGGCAGAGAACAATCTCAGTATCGGAAGCTTGCGGTGAGGTGTCAACAAATTTTTTAATTTTACCCACGGACGTTGGGGTCTCACATAGAACTGCGGATGCTGTTCGCCCTGCACGGCATTGGAGTGATTCAGCTGGAGCCGGAGGAGCTGTCGGAGAGCCAGATCATCATCCCGGCCCGGGAGCGGCCGGAGATCGACTGGAACACCTGTAATCGGCTGGCGACCGAGAACAAGGATTTCATGGAGTTCATTCGCCGGGTGCGGCAGTTTTACCAAACCGGGGATCTGCGGGAGGCGGACTGGAAGTAGAGCTGGCGTTCAAACGTAATGTAGCGAGGTATCGGAAGCGCCCTGCATCTTGACCGCCACACCATCCCGTACCACGACCCGTTCCCCCACCGCCAACCCACTTCCGGACACCTCCATCACCCCCTGCTCTGTTGCCACGCGAACTATGCCGCCGGTGACGGCCACAACCCGCCCAGAGTTGGTTCCCTGGCTGGCGATGTGGCGATGCAGGTCATGTAAGGGCTGGGACACGGGCCAGGTTTTGACGAGGCACAGGCTTCCTTTAATAAGGATTATGGGATAATCCCCCATGGGCGCCCTGCACTTTTTTTGTTGTGTGGGTGTTCACAACCGTTGGTTTGAGCTGCTCCACCAACCCGGTCAACTCCGGCATGGAGCGAGCATGGGCAGGCATCACCATTGAAAGCACACAACCAATAACAATCGTCATCCAGAACAGATCTTTCACCAGTCCAGATCTCATTAGTCCATACTTCTAGGAAAGAGCAACCGTTTCAGATTTCATGGCGCTTCCTCCTATTGACTCGATTTTTGTTGAACACGACACTGGTAACCACTTTCGTCACCGTAATTTTCAAAACTGTCGTAGCGGGAATGGGGCGACTTTGGTCTCTTCCCATGCTTGATCGGGCACCACCTCTCCTCGGTTCGGCTTGCGATCTCCCGCACATAGGCCAAGACGCCATTTCCATAGCCACAATAGAGGCAGTTTAATTTTTCAAGGGGGCTCAGATAGCTCAGCTTATGGCGATCCATCACCACATAATCGGATCGATACACCAAACCGATCCCATAGACGGGAAAACAGATCCGCTGATAGAGCGTTGCCATCATATCCAATAGTGCAATAGGAATGACGACGGACCAGATTACCGGTGCAGTCAAAACCAACAGAAGAAAAGACCAGAACTTCTGGATCTCATCCCTCCATGAACGGTTCCCAAGTTGCCACTCCACGGTGGGCGTAAATGAAAAACGCTCAACCGGGATGGAAATGGCCATTGGGGTCTTAAGCCATGGAAGTAACGGTTTAACCTGCTTTGATCTGGAGCCAGTGGAATTTATATTGTCCATGGTCCTATCCTCCAAAGGATCATGTTATTCGAAAAAAAATGAGGGTCGGCTCTTGGCTCCCAATGAGCCGACCCTTTAACCAGGTTGAAGACAAACCCATAACCGGGGGAAATCCATGGGGCTTGGTCACGAGTTTAGTTGAGAACTTCAACCTGAATGCTACGAGGCTTGGCCTCATCCAACTTAGGTAGCGTCACCTCCAACACACCATTTTGATACTTTGCCGCGATGTTCCCTGTATCGGTGGTATTGGGCAGTTGAAAAGAGCGACTGAAGCGGCCATAGGCCCGTTCAATCCGGTGATAGCCATCACGATTTTGTTCATCGTCAAACTTGCGCTCACCGGAGATAGTCAGGGTGCCGTTGTCCACATCGACGCTGATGTCTTGTTGCGTCATACCGGGCAGATCGGCTTTGATCATGATCTGGTTTTCATCCTCACGGATGTCCACCCGCATGGGCCACTTGGCCATCTGTCCATTTGGCTCTTCCCAGTTGTGGTCAAACAGCCGGTTGATTTCGTTTTGCAATGTACGAACATTGCGGAAAGGATCGTATTCCATCAGAGCAGCCATTGGGGGCCTTCTTTACATGCTATTAGCGTTAACCGTAAAAGCTTGGCACCGACTTCGGTTGCCGTCTTGCTCAAGGAGATAGGATCAATGAAATGGGGTTACAAGGAGGGCGACGATATTTTTTTTCTCTTATCCCCTTGTAAACAGAGACGTGCGTACCTAAATCCAGAAGGAAAGGAGAAAAGCCATGCGCTACTTCACGCCCTCTTTAGACAAAGCAAAAATACAGGAACACAGAAGGAACAACCTTCTGCAGACGCTTCTACTGATCACCTCTATGACAGGGCTGCTTGCTCTACTCGGCTGGATACTGGCTGGAGAGGAAGGGGTTTGGTGGAGCTTGGCACTGGCTATCGCGCTCAATCTGTTGGTTCCACAGGTTCCGCCAACATTCACGCTGAAGATGATGGGCGCACGACCGATCTCCCATTATGCGCGTCCTGATCTCTACCAAATGGTTCAACAGTTGGGGAACAGAGCCGGTTTGCCGACGACGCCCACCCTCTATGCCATCCCCAGTAGCGTACCCAACGCCATGGCTGTTGGGCCTGGTGAGCAGAGCGCTATTGCGCTTTCTGATGGTTTGCTGCGTCTGCTTAACCAAAGAGAACTCCTTGGCGTGATGGCCCATGAGGTCAGTCACATCATGAATGGTGATACTCGGGTATTGGCGTTGACCGACGCCTTTCGACTATTGACCACCACGTTATCCTCCATAGGACAGATCATCATCTTGTTTGCCATTCCCTTATGGATACTGGGTATTGTACAGATCTCCTGGCTGGCCCTTCTGATTCTGCTGGCGGCCCCATTTGTGGGGATCGCGCTTCAACTGGCTCTCTCTCGCACACGTGAATTTGAAGCGGATCGAAGCGCTGTCGACTTGACCAATGACCCTCATGGGCTGGCCTCAGCACTCAAGCGCATTGAGATGCCCAGGTGGAACTGGATGTCACGTTTTCTCCGCCCCATTCAGCACCAGCGGGAGTACCACTGGTTAAAAACGCACCCGGACATCCAGGCCCGTATCGATAAATTACTCTCCATGTCAGGAGCAGATCAGGTCATCCATTCACATCCTGTGCAAGTACTCTCTCGCCCAAGACAAGCGTATGTACAACCGCGATCTCGAGTGATTCGCCCGGTGATTTATCGGCCAGCGATCCGATGGGAGTGGAGGTAGAAAAATTCTGGGCCGAAATACGGATTCAAATGGAAGTTCTCCGCATCTGGCCACCGCTGTCCCTCCCAACAACCTCATCCTCTTTGAAATAACAGCTATTTTCCAATCAGCGTGATATGCTGGCTCACGTCATAATCAGCTCTTTAAAAATCGAGATATCCACTCCCGGATACAGAGCTCCCCAACAGGTACGAGCTGGCTCCGGCATGTGGTTAAACCTTGTGGGTGACCTGTTGTGTTGATTGGGAAATTGGACGCGTAGTGCCATTTTCCACCACAACACGGTCACCCACAGCAAGGCTATTTCCCATCGCTTGAACGATCCCCTGCCCTGTTGCCACGCGAACTATGCCGCCGGTGACGGCCATTACCCGCCCGGTAACTGACTTTTGGCTTACTACAAGTCGCTGCAAATCATGAACTGGGTTCGACACGAACCACCTCCAGAGATGTAGTGATGCGGGGACCAACGGCCTCATGGGCCACGGCTGTCACCTTGCCCCGCCAGGAACGACCCATAAGGGCATCATGAACCTCAATAATTTGCCCTGGCATAACACCGGGCCTATGAACACAGGTGAGAGACACCTCTTGCAGATCTTCCCCGGCATCAATCTCAGCTCGGCCACGGGATAGTTTGACTTCGGTAGTGGCCAGAAGCGGATCGGAGATATCTTCACCAGGGTGTGCACCATCGCCGCGCTGGCAGACGATCTCGCCATCGCCCACCAGATCACCAGACTGGCCGGTGATTCGTACCTGTACCGGGAATGAATCCAGCCCCGCTACCCGGCTGGGGACGGAAAGTCGCCAGGACCGGGTCAGCACGGTGAAGGTGACCCGGGCGATGGCGATACCGGAGCGACTGGCCAGAAGCGTCATGCCGTCCGGGGCCAGGGAGAGCGAACCCAGATCATTGCCCAGCCAAATTACCGACTGGATGGATTGAGCGGGTTGGGAAAGCGTGGCGGTGTTTGTTCCGTCGAAAACGACATCTTCGGTGACGGTGAAGGACTGGTCGGCGTTGGACAGAAGCGCGCCGGCGGAGGCGGAGATACCCTGGATGGCGGTCTCAGGCCCCTGGCTCACCAGCAGATGCGCGGTCCCGCCGGAATGAAAGCTGGTACGGCCCCGGTTGAGGCCGTCCTCCCGCCGGTCCACTTCCGCCGACAGGTGGCCGCCGCTGGGCAGCCAGCCCCGCACCGTCACCCGGTTCACCCGATAACGGGCGCGGTGGGACTCCCGGCAGGAGAGGTTGTCAGTGGCGTCGGTGAGGATGTGATCTGGTGTGGTGCTGAACCATTGGGGCACAGAAACGGGAAAACGGTGCCGCACACGCAGTTCGCCACCGGGTGTAGTCTCCACCACACCACCGGCCGCTTCTGCAATGGTACGCACCACATCAAGAGGCGCAGCATCATAAACCGCCAGCCGCCCGCCGGGAATGGTCCAGTCCACCAGATCCCATAGAATGGATTCTCCTACAGCCTCCTCGGCGGCCGCACGCGCGGAAACAGGGCTATTCCACATTCGCTCCATAGATGTGGCCCGGGGCGCAGCAAAACGAGCTGTGGGGCTGATCAGCGACACCACCAGTCTGGGCCTGCTTACCCCATCTCGGGAGAGGGTCTTGTTATCCACCATCATCTGGAAGGTTTCCCCACCCAACTCCAAGGTCACGGGATCGTCGATACGGATGCGCTGGAACGAGGCAGGGTCCGCCAGCTCCATGGTGCCGGTCCAGGCGTAGTCTCCCTCGGCCATGGCCAGAGATGCAGAGATCACGCTCATAGCGGCAACCCAAAGTGAATGGCACGAACGCCAGAAGAAGCCTGCACAGGGGGGTGATCCGCCAGTAGATCCCACCATGCAGTCACAGCCCTATGAGCAGAGTCCCGCGCTTGAAGTTGATAGCCCGTTGTGAGAGATGCATGAACCGGCTGGGTGGTTGACCATTGGCAAGCCAAACTTTGCTGCACCGGTCCCATGAGCGCATAGCCCGCTTGTAAGGTCTTGAGCAGAGCATCCTGATAGGGGGCAGAAAGCGCGCGGTCGACAGGGGCACCGTAACGGGCCTCCACTCCTCGCCCAACCTGAATCTTCCACGAAGCAGTAAGAGAGTGCGGCCAAACAAATTCACCCAGCGCCCAGGGGGTGCGACATGAGCCCGTAACCTGAATGCCCCACGAAGCTTCCAGGGGTTGTTCGATGAACGCTCCACACCGATACCCTGCGGCCAAAGGGCGCGTAACGGGAAAGCGTATGGCATAGGGAGTGGTCACCTGCCTGGATCTGGGGGCAAAGGAGATATACCCCTGCAACTGGATGGGTAGTGTCGGTGTTGCTTGAAGGATGCCACTGTCAGCGGTAAGGAGAATGGCGGGGGATTGAATGGTGATGACGCCAGAGGCCCGGACTGTATGTCGCGCTGTCGTGATGGTGCCGCTGAGAGATAGGGGTATCTCTCCCATGACAACCATGTCCCGGCTACCGTGTTC
Protein-coding sequences here:
- a CDS encoding zinc metalloprotease HtpX → MTGLLALLGWILAGEEGVWWSLALAIALNLLVPQVPPTFTLKMMGARPISHYARPDLYQMVQQLGNRAGLPTTPTLYAIPSSVPNAMAVGPGEQSAIALSDGLLRLLNQRELLGVMAHEVSHIMNGDTRVLALTDAFRLLTTTLSSIGQIIILFAIPLWILGIVQISWLALLILLAAPFVGIALQLALSRTREFEADRSAVDLTNDPHGLASALKRIEMPRWNWMSRFLRPIQHQREYHWLKTHPDIQARIDKLLSMSGADQVIHSHPVQVLSRPRQAYVQPRSRVIRPVIYRPAIRWEWR
- a CDS encoding Hsp20/alpha crystallin family protein — its product is MAALMEYDPFRNVRTLQNEINRLFDHNWEEPNGQMAKWPMRVDIREDENQIMIKADLPGMTQQDISVDVDNGTLTISGERKFDDEQNRDGYHRIERAYGRFSRSFQLPNTTDTGNIAAKYQNGVLEVTLPKLDEAKPRSIQVEVLN
- a CDS encoding DUF3800 domain-containing protein produces the protein MEFDVYCDESRPDLLTSQHPKGTYVAIGSLWIETLQRKTCKDAIHSLRDTYRVGGEFKWQKVSPSRVEFYKALIDWFMGQGASVRFRCILIRHDQINWQLHSDDRELGFYKFYYQLLHHWVLDFNRYSVFCDYKSNRLMDRPETLRRCLSSANLSSDILRVQPVRSEESVLIQAADVLTGAVSAKFNKGLAENGAKSQLIEHLENRLGHPLTPTVRGEKKFNIFAIDLGGGW